A window from Garra rufa chromosome 14, GarRuf1.0, whole genome shotgun sequence encodes these proteins:
- the mrap gene encoding melanocortin-2 receptor accessory protein: MKNSTKSSEYVWDYEYYYDYIDPVFVNASTLKYNRYSVVIIFWIILAAFIGFFFLILSLISHTRQLPRGPRVKKSGLPLMRGYGSPQKRYI; encoded by the exons ATGAAAAATTCCACAAAGTCATCAGAATATGTGTGGGATTATGAGTATTACTACGATTACATAGATCCAGTCTTCGTGAATGCCAGTACACTGAAGTACAACAGAT attCAGTTGTCATAATATTCTGGATCATTCTAGCTGCATTTATCGGCTTTTTCTTCTTAATTTTGTCACTTATATCACACACGAGGCAACTTCCAAG GGGTCCTCGTGTCAAAAAATCTGGGTTGCCATTGATGAGAGGCTATGGATCTCCTCAGAAAAGATACATATAA